DNA from Roseomonas gilardii subsp. gilardii:
CTTATCAGCAGGCCGGTATCCTGGCGCCGATCCTGCTGGTGACCCTGCGCCTCGTCCAGGGCTTCGCCGTGGCCGGCGAGATCTCCGGCGCCAGCTCCATGATCCTGGAGCACGCGCCCTTCGGGCGGCGCGGCTTCTATGCCAGCTTCACCCTGCAGGGCGTGCAGGCCGGGCAGATCCTGGCCGCCGCGGTCTTCCTGCCGCTCGCCCACTACATGCCGGCGGACGCCTTCAACTCCTGGGGCTGGCGCATCCCTTTCCTGCTCAGCTTCGTCGTGATCGTGGTCGGCTTCATCATCCGCCGCGAGGTCGAGGAGACGCCCGCCTTCACCGAGGAGGAGAGCAAGTCCGGCACGCCGCGCGCCCCGATCAAGGAGGCCTTCCGCGAGAGCTGGCCCGACATGATCCGCGTCGTCTGCATGGCGCTGATGAATGTGATCCCGGTCGTGACAACGGTGTTCGGCGGCGCCTATGCGGTGCAGGCCGCCTACGGCATCGGCTTCCACGCGGATGTCTATCTGTGGATCCCCGTCCTCGGGAACATCCTGGCGGTGTGATCCCCTTCGTCGGCAACCTGTCCGACAGGATCGGCCGCCGTCCGCCGATCATCGTGGGTGCCCTCGGCGCCGGGCTGCTGTCCTTCGGCTACCTCTATGCCATCAGCATCCACAATGTGCCGCTGGCGATCATCATGTCGCTGCTGATGTGGGGGCTGGTCTACCAGGGCTACAACGCGGTCTTCCCGAGCTTCTTCCCGGAGCTCTTCCCGACCCGCACCCGCGTTTCGGCGATGGCGATCTCGCAGAACATCGGCACGACGATCTCCGCCCTGCTGCCGGCGCTCTTCACCGCCATAGCGCCCCCGGGCTCGGCCAATATCCCGCTGACCATCGGGGCGGTCACCCTGGGCATCACGGCGATCGCGGCGATCGCGGCCTACAGCGCCCGCGAGACCTACCGGATCCACATGAACGACCTGGGCCAGGTCAATGCCCAGCCGGTGGAGAAGGGCCGCTACGAGGAGATGCGCCTGGCGTCGATCAACGCCATCGCCAAGAGCTGAGGCGATCCGG
Protein-coding regions in this window:
- a CDS encoding MFS transporter; the protein is MSGLTEHEPHARHQSKKAAASGWIGSALEYYDFFIYATAAALIFPQIFFPSGNPTVAIVASLATYGVGYVARPIGAFVLGHMGDTIGRKRVLIFCMFLMGISTMLVGILPTYQQAGILAPILLVTLRLVQGFAVAGEISGASSMILEHAPFGRRGFYASFTLQGVQAGQILAAAVFLPLAHYMPADAFNSWGWRIPFLLSFVVIVVGFIIRREVEETPAFTEEESKSGTPRAPIKEAFRESWPDMIRVVCMALMNVIPVVTTVFGGAYAVQAAYGIGFHADVYLWIPVLGNILAV
- a CDS encoding MFS transporter is translated as MIPFVGNLSDRIGRRPPIIVGALGAGLLSFGYLYAISIHNVPLAIIMSLLMWGLVYQGYNAVFPSFFPELFPTRTRVSAMAISQNIGTTISALLPALFTAIAPPGSANIPLTIGAVTLGITAIAAIAAYSARETYRIHMNDLGQVNAQPVEKGRYEEMRLASINAIAKS